The genomic window CGTCCATATCAACGCCTACAAAAAATACAAGGGAATCCACCTCATAAATTCAGGGACATTCCAGTCCCAGACAGAATTCCAGAAAATCTACAATATAGTTCCAACTTGTGGCCAAGTACCAGTATTACATAGGGGAGAGATAAAAGTACTACAATTCAATTAAACTATTCTCCACCTATAGGAGGTATGATGTGGGAGAAAATATAAATATAAAAGAGTTAGTTAAAGCAGCCCACTACTTGTATAGTAGCGGTCTTGTATTAGGGAGCGCGGGTAATATTAGTATCCGTTTAAGTATGGGGGAAATCGCCATAACCCCTACAGGTGTCCCCCTTTCCCTTGTGACAGAGGAAAATGTAGCTATCGTCGGCATGGATGGGAGCAGATTATTAGGAGGGGACCCCTCATCTGAGCTATATCTTCACCTTGGAATCTATAAGGTAAGAAAGGATATAAAAAGTATAGTACATACACATTCACCCTATGCAACTGCCTTTGCTTTCTCAGATAAAAGATTGAAAGGACTTGAAGGTTTCAATGGAGTTGAGGAAGATTCCATGGTGGAAGTAGCATATCATAAGCCTGGTAGTTTGGAATTGGCCAGAGAATGCGCCGAAAAGATAAAAGAGGGTAAGATTTTAATCTTAAAAAATCATGGTGTTGTCTGTTGCGGTTCAAATCTCCGAGAAGCAATTCAACTTGCAGAGTTTATAGAACAAAGTGCTAAGACACAATTCTTAGCCTATATACTCACTAAAATTTAATTAGAGCAGTTTTATATTGATTCAAGTTCACTTAAGATTTCCCATATCAGTGTCCTTGCATGTATGGGAATGTTAGGGTCGTTGCTAATCTCATCAAGTATTGATATAACAGTACTTGCTCTGATGGTTACATCTTCTTCCTCATTTTGTAATATTTCATTTGATTCCTCCGCGGCCCTTCTAATATTCCTTGGGACGCTAGTATCCTCCATTATACTCTTTAAGATTTTGGAAACTTTCTCAAAAGTCTTGTTACTCATGTTAAAATCCTCCCTTTCTTTTAAAATAAAATTTTGATAATACTTTTTCTTGGTGGTTTTATTTTGTTGCACACTCTTTAAAAAACTTTTTCTCGGGATACAGCTATTGCTATCGCAATCCCATTATAAGTTGTTTTTCTTAGGATAAGCCGCGATCCTTTGCCTGCAACATGAAGTGCAGCGGCTTCACAGACGCTTCCCACACCAAACTTATCCTCCACGAAACTAGACCTTGAATGCGTATCCTCTAATTTCAAATCATCCAAATCAACGAACTTTAATGGCTTTTTCAAAATTTTTGAAGCGTTTATTATACCTTTTTCGCCTCTTTTCATCTCTCCTGTCGCTATGACATCTAATCTTTCAAGTGGAAGATCCAATAATGACAAACTCTTTTTTAAACTTTCTATTATCTTTTCTTCATTGACACCCTTTTTCGTACCTATGCCTGCAACAAGCTTATTGGGTTTTATTAAGATCTCATCTCTATCTAGTATTGCTTTGATGATTTTATCCTCTCTTTTCATTATAATGTAACTTTTCCTGAAAAGTGGATCATCACATAAATATTCTAGATTTTCAGGGCCCTTGATTGTTATTTTTTCACCGTTTAATAATGCCTTGTTAAATTTAACTATTTTTTCCGTGTTTTTTATCTGCCAATAGTATTTTTTTGCAAGTGCATCTATACCTATGTAACCATGGACGTCTGTAGATGTTGTGATAATCGGCCTCGCCTTTGTTAATTTTGCTATTTTTAATGTTAAGTCATTCGCCCCTCCTAAATGTCCCGATATTAAACTTATAACATTCTTTCCAGCATCATCCATGACAATAATTGCAGGGTCTTCTTTTTTATCTGATAAAAGCTTGCAGATACTTCTTACCATTATACCAGTAGCCATTATACCAATAATCGCATCATAATCCTTAAATATTTCTTTGAGGGTTTTTTTAACATTTTTATGGAAAATATCAATTTGAAATATTCTTGGATCTTGTGAAAGTTTTCTTTTAAGTTGCTTTGAGATTTCTAAACCGTTTTTTGTCACTGATAACAGCGCTATTTTCAGATTAACACCCCCAAGATTATGATGGGTAATATGAACAATGATATAGTAACATATGATAATTTTAATGCATCAGAAATTGCTGATGTTTTTGGTTCATTGTTTTCATCCCCTATTATGTATACACCGGGCTTTTCTAATCTGATATTGAGAGCTCCAGCGGCGGCGGCCATTGGATAACCAGAGTTGGGGCTGGGAGTTAATTTACTGTCACGTAACATGGTTTTCAGGCTTTTTTTCCAATCCATTCTTAGTATGAAAGCCGCGGCTACTATGAGGAGTCCTGTTATCCGCGCTGGTATATAATTTAGGATGTCATCTGTCTTCGCAGGGAACCATCCAATAGAGCGATTTTGCTCGTCTTTGTAGCCTACCATAGCATCTAATGTATTAATAACCCGGTATCCCATTGCCCCTGGGAGCCCTAGTATCATGAAGAATATTATGGGGGAAATTATGGAATCTGTTATATTTTCTGTTAAACTTTCTATTACAGCAGATGTAAGCTGTTCCTTGTTAAGTTTAGACGTGTCTCTGCTTACCAAATTCGAAATATGCAAACGGGCTCTTCCAATATCCTTCTCAAGTTCACTTTTTGCTTTTTTTATCGATTTAAAGAAGAATCTGATGGAAAATGTTATAGAAAACAAAAAGGATGATAACAAGATCTTTAATAGCCAAGGTAAAAGGTTGATGAATAAAATTGGAATAATAAATGGCAGAAGGACTATGGAAGTTAGTATTATTCCTGAGATTTTCTTTTTTCCAAACTTGTACTTCAATTTTTCAGTTATGCTACCTATCCATACTACTGGATGGAAATAAACTGGTGGTTCACCTAGTAAAATATCTATTAAAACTCCGATCATGAATATTTCCATATTGTTCAATATGATGAAATTTCCCTCCCTTTGAGAAAATTTTCCTTGCCTATCTAAATATATATACTATTGACAATAATTTAGGAAGGAGAAGGTGATAATTTTGGAGAGTAAAATAAAACGATGGCTCACTGAAGAAGGTCTTCTAGGGCAAATAGTAGACGATGAAAATGCCAATTTCCATTTCATTGTAAATTACCCAGAAGACCATGTAATAGATGTCATACAACCAAAGGATAAAGAGGATCTAGTATTAGTTGCATGTGCCACGAGTGTAAGCCCAGAGCATTTATCAAAGATCCGGGAATTAAGCGAATCCAAGAGGGAAGAGTTTCTTTGGCAGGTCAGATTTTCCTTGAACAAGTTTCTCGTGGACTTCCAATTAGAACATCCAAGAAACATCCTAGAAAGTTATCTTGTAACTGATGAGATTTACAATGATGCATTAACTAAAGATAGGCTAATATCTACTATCAAAAAAGTATTTAAAGCCAAATTACATGTCCTATGGCTCATACAGAAGAAATTCGGGGAAAAAAAGGATGAATTTCATGAAGACACAATGTATGTCTAGAGAGAGGGGTGCATTTCAAGTGTAAAAATTGAGAGAGCCCCCCATCATGAATGAGAGAGGGGTGCATTTCAAGTGTAAAAAATTTCTTGTGGGTAATTTACACTTGAAATCTATCTGACTGCAATGACATCCCCCCACAAATGAGGGATTACTTAGGTCTAGGTACATTATTTTATCTGAAAAATTCTTGAGATTCTCCCCAGCATTGCTCAACTATGAGCTGTATTCTTTGATTATTATTAATATTCTGAGAATACCACGAAAAAATTTAAAGGATTGCTTTATCTCCCCATTTTAATACTTGCTATCTTTTATTACTTGAAGAATTATTATAACTCCTATGCGAATTTCATTGGGTCATGCCGTCTATGTGGTTAGAGCTAATTAATAACCTTCACTTTTCGACTTGTAAAAAAATTGGCTTTCTTTTTTAACACTGAAAAATTATAGCCTGCAAAAACTGGAAAATAATATAAGCATGGGTTTTTGTGTTTTTCCATCGGAAATACATCTATTATCAGGTTTTTTCATATAATTTTTTTGATAGGCGATTACTATTATTTTTGGTTTTTTTATTGCTTTCTTCTTGGATTATTTTTTTCCCAAGATAACTTCAAGCATGCACGTATCTTAACCTTTTATTTCATTTTGTTGACTTTTTCCTATCTTTGTAAATCTCTTAGTGGATATTCATTCCTTAATTTTATTAAGTTTGATTTACTTTGGTGTAATGTTGTTCATAATCTCTCTTGGCATTTGATAGGTTCAATGTTGGTTTTTACTCCGATCACTTCCATTCCCCATTTCTTTTTGAGTTTGAATTACCCTGTTCGAGGGTTTCTCCTTTTACTCCTTCAAAAAGTTGATGATGGGGACTAACCCTCAATTTTTTAATTATGTAAGAAGATACAGTGTAGGAACTATTGGAATTTATAAGTTCCATGAGAGTTTAACTTTCATTTTTATCTCATTTGGGCTTGAGGAGGCCATCTTTAGAATTTCCAAGTCTTTATATACATAACAGCGGGCGCATACCTCCAAATTATTTGATTCATTTCATATTGCAAATTACAAAGTCTATATAACTTATCTATCTTCTTTTTTTAACCTATATAATCTGAAATTATTACAGAAATTAAATAGATAGGATTATCCTTTTTATTGTAAACTTCCATATAATGAGGAATTTAATATGGGCTAATAAAAATAGATATTTCACAAATTGGAGGATAGGACCATTTATTTATACTTCAACGGATTTTTAGAACATATGGATGCTCTTGGCACATTAACAAATGGTAACTGTTATATTTCCTAAATCTAAATCGAATTTTTTGTTTTATCAATTTTGAAATGAATTTTGTGTGCAATTTTTAGATCTTGAGGATTTCTCATCGTGCAAATAATTTTATTCATGGAGCTTCTACATCATCCTTTACAAAATTTATTCTTCTTTTTTATTGACCTTTTTCTGAATAATATGATACAATTTTTTGTGATTTTGTTCACTGGCTAATTTCAGCGAGCTGGCATTCTTTATCCTAAGTGTTTTGAAGAATTACTATTTTTTATGGGTGTTACACTTGAAATGTATCTCTCTCTGTTTTGGGCTGGGGGGGTAGTTATTTGTTACACTTGAAATGTATCCCTCCCTCTATCGTAATATTTTTATGGCATATTTTAATAAAAAGTTTTATGTAATATGTTTGATGAAAAGTTACACTTGCAATATAACTGGAATTTCATGTGTTTTAAAATCAGGTGGGGGTACATTATCACATCATTTTGATTTTTACAAGTGGGACCAGAGCTCTAAAAATTTTATTAGAAGTGGTATCATGAATGTGTTTGATGAATTGGAGGGTAAGAAGTCGGTTTTTAAAGATAGAAGGTTTTTGGATCATAGGTTTTTACCGGATAAGCTACCTCACCGTGAAGAACAAATAAGGGCTATAGCTAAGTATTGGGTAGAGGCACTTAAGGGTGTTACACCTCCAGATATTACGATCTATGGGAAGACAGGAACTGGTAAAACTGCAGTGGCTAAATTTGCCATGAAACAGCTCAATGAAGCATCTAAGAATTCTAATGTCAATGTGAGGACTGAATATATACGTTGCACAGATTACACTACAGAGTATCAGGTTCTGGCGAGATTGTGTCAGCAGTTTGGAAAGGATGTTCCTTATCGTGGATGGACAAAGGCGGAAGTCATAAATACCTTTAGAAGCCTTTTTAAAAAGAATGTGTTTGGACAGGACCTCATACTCATAGTAGTGCTTGATGAAATAGATATTTTACTTAAAAATGATGGAGATGGTCTATTATATACTCTTACACGTACTGATAATGTCTCAATACTTTCAATTAGTAATTATGTAGATTTTAAAAAATTCATAAAACCGAGGGTAAGGAGCAGTTTAAGGGATCGTGAGATTGTTTTTCCCCCATATGCCGCTCCACAATTAGTTGATATACTTAATGAGCGTTCTAAATTATCATTCAATGATGGGGTGCTTGAGGACGATGTGATACCATTATGCGCTGCTTTAGCCGCTAGAGAAGAAGGTGATGCTCGTTATGCTCTTGATCTTTTAAGAACTGCTGGAGAAATAGCAGACGAACAAGGTTCTGATGTTGTTAAGGGAGAATTTGTAAGGGAAGCAAAGGAATATATTGAACATAACAAGGTCACTGATATTATCATGACACTTCCAAGTCAACAACAAAGAGTATTAGAGGCAATACTTTATCTCACCAAACGAGGTGAAGAGATAACATCAGGCAGGCTTTATGAAGTTTATAAGAAAATATCACAAGGAGATTTCGTCTCCTATAGGCGAATATTTGATTTCGTTAACGAATTAGAATTACTAGGACTCATATCTACCAACACTGTTTCAAAGGGCAGGGGAAAGGGCAGAACCAATATTATAAAGTTGCAGTGCGATACATCAGTCCTTGAAAACGCCCTTTGGATGTGACCTATTTTATAAGCGCTTTTAGGAGGGCCATTCTCACTGGCACGCCATAGAATGCTTGTTGGAAATATTTACACTGGGGCATAGTATCTACATCAACTGATATTTCATCTACGCGGGGGAGTGGATGCATTACTATAACATCTTTACCATTTAGCATTTTACCATCTATTCGATATGCACCTTTGATTTTAGAATATTCTTCTGGATCTGGGAATCTCTCCTTTTGTATTCTTGTCACATAGAGTACATCCACATCATCTATAACCTCTGCAATCCTAGTGGTTTCATGGACAGATATACTTTGTTCTTTGAGATCATGGATAATGTCACGTGGCATTTTAAGTTCTTTTGGGGATACGAATATCATATCTACATTGAACATGGCAAGTGCATATGCGAGTGAGTGAACTGTCCTACCATATTTAAGGTCGCCGATTAAAGCTACTTTTAAGCCTTCTATGCCATTAAATATCCTTTTCATTGTATAAAGGTCGAGGAGTGTCTGTGTAGGGTGTTGGCCTGCTCCATCCCCGGCATTTATGACTGGTATATCTATGATGTCTGAAATGTAGCGGGCTGCTCCTTCTGCGTTATGTCTTATTACGATTGCATCAGCATAGCATGCTACCACTCTTGCAGCGTCTGCTAGTGTTTCACCTTTGGCGGCTGAACTTTCAGCGGCTTCTGAGAAGCCTATCACACTACCTCCTAATCTTTTCATGGCTGCTTCGAATGATAGTCTTGTCCTGGTTGAGGGTTCATAGAACATCATGCCTAGTATTTTACTTGACAAGATCTTTGAGGTCTTTTGGGAGCGGGCGATGGGCTCCATTTTTTCTGCTTCTTTTAATATGAATTCGATGTCTTCTTTTGTGAAATCTTTTATTGATATGACATTTTCTAATTGGAAGCCCATTTGATCACCTATATTTTTCGGGTGAATGTTAAGTAACCTGTGTGTCCGATCATCCGTGTGCGGGGTCTTGTACCTTTCCTTTTTATTTCAATTTCTCTTGTAATAACTTCAACAGTTTTTATCTCTTTAAATCCGCACTTTTTAGCCTTTTCGTGGATGATTTTAACAGGTTCTATGTATGGATTGTAGAATACGATCCATCCTCCATTTTTTAGGGCGTTCTTAGCGTCTTCTATGATTTTCCAGGATCCTGGGAGGTCGAGGAATATGAGATCTAAATTTTTCTCTTCTATGCCTTTTTTTATATCTTTATTTTTAAGGATTATATTTTTCATCCCAGAATTTTTGATATTCTTTTTTGCTAATGTTGCGAAGTCTTCTCTTATCTCATAAGTGTAGACTTTGCCTGTGTCACCCACTATATTTGCAAGGGTTAGTGCAACACTCCCGGAACCCGTACCTGCATCTAATACTCTTTGACCGCTTCCAAGGCCCGTATATGAAATAACTATTCCGATGTCCTTGGGGAGGATAATTGATGATTTTCTTTCCATTAGTTCTATGAAATCATTGATATTGGCTTCTATTACCTTGAATTTCTTCCCGAGGTGCGTTTTCAGTTCTTCTCCTGGGGTGCTCCCTTCTATTTTTTCTTTTTTTATTATTCCAAGGTCGGTTTGGAAGTCTTCACCCGTTGGAGGCATGTATTTTTTGCCTCTTTCATCTATTAAAATTTTCAATTCATCACCCTTCGAATTTAGAGTCTAAGACTTTGCGAATTTCTCGTGCTATTTTTTCACCTATACCCTCTACTTTTTTCAATTCTTTTTCAGAGGCATTTACTAAGTTTTTTATTGTCTTGAAGTGTTTAAGGAGTTTTCTCGCGTTCACGGAGCCTATGTATGGTAGTGATTCTACAATGAATAGTTGTCTTTCTTTTAGGGTTAATGGTTTTTTTTCGGTTCTTATTTGTATCTCTACTTTTTCTTTTGATTGTTCACGGATTGCTATCCTTTTTATCATGGCCGCTGTATCTTCCGGTGATCTTGTTGGGATTATGGGTATTCCAAAGTCCACTGCAATGGATGCTATGGCTCCTCTTATGGCATTTGGGTTGATGAAGGCTGAGTAGAGGTCTTCCCCTTCTAGTATCATGATGGGTTTTTTAAATTCTTTTACAAGTTCTCTTGCTTGCTTGTAGAGTCTTTTGTCAATGAGTGAATTTATGAAATCGTTTGTTGTTTTTCTTTCTATGGCAACTTCGTCGCTGACTTGGTAATCTGCAACTGCCATTGGTTTTATGATTACTTCGACGTCCATTTTAGTTAATTCTCTTAAAACTCGTGAATTAACCTCTCTGGAATCGGCATAGACAATATATTTACCCTCCGAGGCCTTTTGAGGTTCTAAACTTCCTGATTTTATTTCTATTTCCATTTTTTTCGCTTTTTGGAGGTGTTTTTTCATTTTATTTTCTTTGTGGATACTTGACCAGTAGTATGCTTCGTCTCGGGTTTTTTCTGTTATCATGACCATCATGCGGCCCATTTTTTTCCTCCCGGTACGGCCACGTCTTTGTATCATTCTTATCTCTGATGGTACGGGTTCGTATAGGATTACGAGGTCTACGGCTGGTATGTCCATTCCTTCTTCCGCGACACTAGTTGAAATGAGAATGTCATATTTTCCTATGCGGAATGCTTTTATGATTTCCTTTTGTTCTTTTTGTGTTAGGCCTTTGGTACCGGTTCTGGTGCCTTGTCCGTAAAATTTAGCTGCGTTTATTTTTTCTTCTTGGCATTTTTTGTATATTTGTTCGACTGTGTCTCTGAATTGTGTGAATACAATGATCCTTTTTATGTCTTCTTTTTTAAGCTCCTTTTTTAATATTTTAATTAGTTTATCAAGTTTTGGGTGTTCTATTCCTCTTTTGTATGCTCTTCTTGTTTCTATCATTGCACGTGAAAAATTTGGATCTGTTATGAGGCTTTTAGCCGCTTTTGTACTCTTTTTTTGTAATCTTAGGAAGTATTGGTGTAATGTGCTTATGCCCTGTGTTTCTAGGAGTTCTATGGCATGTTCTATGTTTATGGCCGCGGCTAGTAATGATATTCCGATGTAGTATTTTTTTGGCGGGTTTGTTGTTTTTGCGATCGTGTTTTGGATTTTTCCCCTTGCTTTGAGTAGATCTTTTTTTGTTATGTTTATTGTTGGTATTATGTGGAGGTGTTTTAGCATTTTTAGTCGGTGTTTGCGGGCTTTTTCCAAGTGTTTTTTTATATTTTTCAGGGTACTTCCCATTTTAACTTTTATCCATTCTATTTCTATGGGATTGAAATAGGGTGATACATCAGGATCATCTTCTGTTTTTATTATAATTTCTTTTATGAAGAGGTTTTTGCATACGCTTTCTATTTTTTCTTTTTCGAAACCGGGGGATGCTGTCAGTCCTAGTATGAGGGGGTTTTGGGCTTCTTGTTGGTAGCGTGATGCCAGATATACATAAGAGTATGAGCCTATTGCATGGTGGCATTCATCAAAAACTAGGAGTGAAACATCTTTGAGGTTATATCTTCCATTTATTATGTCGGATTCAACTGTTTGGGGTGTTGCACATATTATTTGGGATTCTTTCCAACGTTTAACACGTTCTGTGGGGTTGATGGCTCCTGTGATGGATGTGCATGGTACTGTTAAGAATTCTTGGAAGCTATCTTCATGTTGTATTGTGAGGGGTTTGCTTGGTGCGAGAATTAGGATTTTTGATTTTTTATATTTTTGTAATCTTTCAGCAGCTACTAGCACGGCTATAACGGTCTTACCCAAGGCTGTTGGAGCTACTATCATAGAATTGCCCTTTTTGAGTACGTCTGCTGCGATTTTTTGTTGATATAGTCTGGCTTCGATTTTCTCTGGTTTTATGAGGGGATGTTCAATATATTTTGCCATGAATTTTTCTATGATGTATACGTTTATATAATGGTTTCAAACTTCACACTTAAAACTTATAAATTATAAGTTATAATTCTATTAGGGTTTTCCAATCATCAAAAACAACATCCACCCCACACATGCTAGGAATATAATTAGCAGCCTTAGCTGAATCAACACCAACCACTTCAAAGCCAAGATCCTCTATAGGAGACACAACCATACAAGTATCAGAGACCATAACCCCACCAGACTCCTCTATAATATCACTATACCCCATCCGATCCGCAGCCGCCTTAAGAGCATGAGAAGTGCAAACCCAAAAATCACATGAAAGACTCTGACGGCGCAAATAACGGGCCAACAACCTAATTTCATTTAATGAACAATGAGGGCAACCGACACATATTAAATCCGGTTTATCATTAGTGGTGGAAAGCTCATCCACAGAATCCTTAAGGGATGCGCTGTCAACAGATATCTTATCCTCAAATTCACACGCAATCGCGGAGGTTAAACCCTCTACATAATATAATGCAATAGCACCAGAAGATGCGAGTGCAGCGCCCAATGATTTAAATTCATCACTTGAAGGCCGCCCATGAAACTGGAAACTAGGGACACCATCCTCCACAACTTTCCCAACATGGTATCCAAGAACACCATACTCGTAACCCTCTATGGGCTCTTCAACTTTCACAAGAATATTAGCAGTTCTATTTTCATCCAAGTGATAACCATAGGCAGGTGTTCTTCCACAAATAGCGGCTGCAAGGGCGCTAGGACCCCCCTCCCTATTGGTTCTCGCCCCCAGAATAGAATTTGCATATATGACGGCCGAGGATTCTGACCAGGCGATATGGGAGCCTCTTGTTGGAATGTTCCCAATAAGGTATGGGGTGCAAGTGCAAGTGTTCATCACATCCATTCTAGTATAGGCATCTATAATCCTATATTGTCTATCTGCAAATTCTCTTGGAAATCCTAACTCTTGCCACTTCTCTAGGTCTATACCCGCAGGGTTCAAGCTGCTTTGGACCTTCACCCTAGCAGAGGGATCCCTTGAAAATTCTTCTAAATATTCTAATCCAGCATCTCCAATGGTCTTATAAGAAACGCCCGAGATCT from Methanothermobacter tenebrarum includes these protein-coding regions:
- the pyrB gene encoding aspartate carbamoyltransferase, producing the protein MGFQLENVISIKDFTKEDIEFILKEAEKMEPIARSQKTSKILSSKILGMMFYEPSTRTRLSFEAAMKRLGGSVIGFSEAAESSAAKGETLADAARVVACYADAIVIRHNAEGAARYISDIIDIPVINAGDGAGQHPTQTLLDLYTMKRIFNGIEGLKVALIGDLKYGRTVHSLAYALAMFNVDMIFVSPKELKMPRDIIHDLKEQSISVHETTRIAEVIDDVDVLYVTRIQKERFPDPEEYSKIKGAYRIDGKMLNGKDVIVMHPLPRVDEISVDVDTMPQCKYFQQAFYGVPVRMALLKALIK
- a CDS encoding DUF2299 domain-containing protein is translated as MIILESKIKRWLTEEGLLGQIVDDENANFHFIVNYPEDHVIDVIQPKDKEDLVLVACATSVSPEHLSKIRELSESKREEFLWQVRFSLNKFLVDFQLEHPRNILESYLVTDEIYNDALTKDRLISTIKKVFKAKLHVLWLIQKKFGEKKDEFHEDTMYV
- a CDS encoding DEAD/DEAH box helicase; the encoded protein is MAKYIEHPLIKPEKIEARLYQQKIAADVLKKGNSMIVAPTALGKTVIAVLVAAERLQKYKKSKILILAPSKPLTIQHEDSFQEFLTVPCTSITGAINPTERVKRWKESQIICATPQTVESDIINGRYNLKDVSLLVFDECHHAIGSYSYVYLASRYQQEAQNPLILGLTASPGFEKEKIESVCKNLFIKEIIIKTEDDPDVSPYFNPIEIEWIKVKMGSTLKNIKKHLEKARKHRLKMLKHLHIIPTINITKKDLLKARGKIQNTIAKTTNPPKKYYIGISLLAAAINIEHAIELLETQGISTLHQYFLRLQKKSTKAAKSLITDPNFSRAMIETRRAYKRGIEHPKLDKLIKILKKELKKEDIKRIIVFTQFRDTVEQIYKKCQEEKINAAKFYGQGTRTGTKGLTQKEQKEIIKAFRIGKYDILISTSVAEEGMDIPAVDLVILYEPVPSEIRMIQRRGRTGRKKMGRMMVMITEKTRDEAYYWSSIHKENKMKKHLQKAKKMEIEIKSGSLEPQKASEGKYIVYADSREVNSRVLRELTKMDVEVIIKPMAVADYQVSDEVAIERKTTNDFINSLIDKRLYKQARELVKEFKKPIMILEGEDLYSAFINPNAIRGAIASIAVDFGIPIIPTRSPEDTAAMIKRIAIREQSKEKVEIQIRTEKKPLTLKERQLFIVESLPYIGSVNARKLLKHFKTIKNLVNASEKELKKVEGIGEKIAREIRKVLDSKFEG
- a CDS encoding aconitase X catalytic domain-containing protein, which produces MYLTAHEEEMYDGEYGEAIEKSMKILVALGDIYGAEKMVEISSAQISGVSYKTIGDAGLEYLEEFSRDPSARVKVQSSLNPAGIDLEKWQELGFPREFADRQYRIIDAYTRMDVMNTCTCTPYLIGNIPTRGSHIAWSESSAVIYANSILGARTNREGGPSALAAAICGRTPAYGYHLDENRTANILVKVEEPIEGYEYGVLGYHVGKVVEDGVPSFQFHGRPSSDEFKSLGAALASSGAIALYYVEGLTSAIACEFEDKISVDSASLKDSVDELSTTNDKPDLICVGCPHCSLNEIRLLARYLRRQSLSCDFWVCTSHALKAAADRMGYSDIIEESGGVMVSDTCMVVSPIEDLGFEVVGVDSAKAANYIPSMCGVDVVFDDWKTLIEL
- a CDS encoding tRNA (adenine-N1)-methyltransferase, with protein sequence MKILIDERGKKYMPPTGEDFQTDLGIIKKEKIEGSTPGEELKTHLGKKFKVIEANINDFIELMERKSSIILPKDIGIVISYTGLGSGQRVLDAGTGSGSVALTLANIVGDTGKVYTYEIREDFATLAKKNIKNSGMKNIILKNKDIKKGIEEKNLDLIFLDLPGSWKIIEDAKNALKNGGWIVFYNPYIEPVKIIHEKAKKCGFKEIKTVEVITREIEIKRKGTRPRTRMIGHTGYLTFTRKI
- a CDS encoding UPF0147 family protein, translating into MSNKTFEKVSKILKSIMEDTSVPRNIRRAAEESNEILQNEEEDVTIRASTVISILDEISNDPNIPIHARTLIWEILSELESI
- a CDS encoding cobalamin biosynthesis protein; this translates as MEIFMIGVLIDILLGEPPVYFHPVVWIGSITEKLKYKFGKKKISGIILTSIVLLPFIIPILFINLLPWLLKILLSSFLFSITFSIRFFFKSIKKAKSELEKDIGRARLHISNLVSRDTSKLNKEQLTSAVIESLTENITDSIISPIIFFMILGLPGAMGYRVINTLDAMVGYKDEQNRSIGWFPAKTDDILNYIPARITGLLIVAAAFILRMDWKKSLKTMLRDSKLTPSPNSGYPMAAAAGALNIRLEKPGVYIIGDENNEPKTSAISDALKLSYVTISLFILPIIILGVLI
- a CDS encoding class II aldolase/adducin family protein → MGENINIKELVKAAHYLYSSGLVLGSAGNISIRLSMGEIAITPTGVPLSLVTEENVAIVGMDGSRLLGGDPSSELYLHLGIYKVRKDIKSIVHTHSPYATAFAFSDKRLKGLEGFNGVEEDSMVEVAYHKPGSLELARECAEKIKEGKILILKNHGVVCCGSNLREAIQLAEFIEQSAKTQFLAYILTKI
- a CDS encoding orc1/cdc6 family replication initiation protein, which codes for MNVFDELEGKKSVFKDRRFLDHRFLPDKLPHREEQIRAIAKYWVEALKGVTPPDITIYGKTGTGKTAVAKFAMKQLNEASKNSNVNVRTEYIRCTDYTTEYQVLARLCQQFGKDVPYRGWTKAEVINTFRSLFKKNVFGQDLILIVVLDEIDILLKNDGDGLLYTLTRTDNVSILSISNYVDFKKFIKPRVRSSLRDREIVFPPYAAPQLVDILNERSKLSFNDGVLEDDVIPLCAALAAREEGDARYALDLLRTAGEIADEQGSDVVKGEFVREAKEYIEHNKVTDIIMTLPSQQQRVLEAILYLTKRGEEITSGRLYEVYKKISQGDFVSYRRIFDFVNELELLGLISTNTVSKGRGKGRTNIIKLQCDTSVLENALWM
- a CDS encoding cobalt-precorrin 5A hydrolase, with the protein product MTKNGLEISKQLKRKLSQDPRIFQIDIFHKNVKKTLKEIFKDYDAIIGIMATGIMVRSICKLLSDKKEDPAIIVMDDAGKNVISLISGHLGGANDLTLKIAKLTKARPIITTSTDVHGYIGIDALAKKYYWQIKNTEKIVKFNKALLNGEKITIKGPENLEYLCDDPLFRKSYIIMKREDKIIKAILDRDEILIKPNKLVAGIGTKKGVNEEKIIESLKKSLSLLDLPLERLDVIATGEMKRGEKGIINASKILKKPLKFVDLDDLKLEDTHSRSSFVEDKFGVGSVCEAAALHVAGKGSRLILRKTTYNGIAIAIAVSREKVF